From Odontesthes bonariensis isolate fOdoBon6 chromosome 21, fOdoBon6.hap1, whole genome shotgun sequence, a single genomic window includes:
- the map3k14a gene encoding mitogen-activated protein kinase kinase kinase 14 isoform X1, with protein sequence MVRLLLADAFCYGHDPSVKMAVSQRLFNSTAPFCSSPQAVLKGSYPPCSNTDQETEEEEEEGKEKKTDYSDVTEWTKKNPVIAKLLTHGTAEQVGKTSIKTLTIIAQAECETQDSQEFSPSCYERSYIPSPNCYVGSLSSEHNNVACPTTASVQQPGCSSAHLTPRQRGRRRQKRKGKKKPEKRKERQQQRHRTPSGVPEQESGTSLVPILEEASLGGSSDLSTSCCSSIESSEEQERGTQIYSTGSSCSLLNWALPSLHPCEQDSSSDSLSSLGDCSLALAGLRGSVSQGDPCYARPFFKDVEGDAREEEDESFAADSVSNEGLIFYNEKIHPVDSEYKEGSEYVLSQFIKEGSYGEVHRAQDVSTGFRFAVKKIPLKRFNSEEVGTWSTLSSPRVVELFGVVREGPYVVLLMAHKSGSLGELIVERGRLPEDLSLYYHSQVLTALEYLGKKKVVHLDIKADNVLLSEDGRDAFLCDFGHAERLNNQGQSLSGSRDLKGTETHMAPEIVKGDPRGAKADVWSSCCMLLHMLNGCQPWTRYYTCILYLKIANEPPPLREIPPDCSPVTAEVIKEGLKKDPEERSSASDLKEKTGRALRKVGGLTSPVRGPYTEPLYVVTKPSDSLQLMISSTDFEDEEEPLESADKGITAGLGTKKLDDETEFKAASNESKRGLSSSPQMLISEPNLKRCNKITTVPELELRKLERDFFVSSLSQLHPPEMQEQLLSCINSDYNSNWEPWDKKDSGRWSLSPGDDFSSGVFSYNSQPDAPVFSMDLLGHTQFPPPCCFEGVDVCIRDFSSRNIRIREMRRVKVGHIATGISDQISERVFTLETPQGQQIAYDEEVHESGLELCCVPAPDFSSAWMWRIRDGALETK encoded by the exons ATCCATCAGTTAAAATGGCGGTGAGTCAGAGGCTTTTCAACTCAACAGCTCCATTCTGCAGTTCTCCCCAAGCTGTGCTGAAGGGGTCATACCCACCATGCTCCAACACAGATCAGGagacggaggaggaggaggaggaggggaaggaaAAGAAAACGGACTACAGTGATGTTACAGAATGGACTAAAAAAAACCCTGTGATTGCGAAGCTCCTGACACATGGAACTGCAGAGCAAGTGGGAAAAACGTCCATTAAGACCTTAACCATCATTGCTCAGGCTGAAT GTGAAACCCAGGACTCCCAGGAGTTTAGCCCCTCTTGTTATGAACGCTCCTATATTCCCTCCCCAAACTGCTACGTCGGCAG TCTTTCCTCTGAACACAACAACGTGGCGTGCCCGACGACAGCCTCTGTCCAGCAGCCGGGCTGCTCTTCAGCACACCTCACCCCAAGACAGAGGGGCCGGCGGAGGCAAAAGCGCAAGGGGAAGAAGAAGCCGGAGAAGAGGAAGGAGAGGCAGCAACAGAGACATCGGACGCCCTCTGGAGTTCCTGAACAGGAGAGTGGAACTTCTCTTGTCCCGATCCTG GAGGAGGCGTCTCTTGGAGGGAGCAGCGACCTCAGCACCTCTTGCTGTAGCAGCATTGAGAGCTCAGAGGAGCAGGAGCGAGGGACACAGATCTACAGCACAGGCTCCAGCTGCTCTCTTCTGAACTGGGCCCTCCCCAGCCTCCACCCATGTGAGCAGGACAGCAGCTCAGACTCCCTGAGCAGTCTGGGAGACTGTTCGCTGGCCCTTGCTGGCCTCAGGGGCAGCGTCAGTCAGGGGGACCCGTGCTACGCAAGGCCCTTTTTTAAAGATGTGGAGGGGGATGcaagggaggaggaggatgagtcCTTTGCAGCCGATTCTGTGAGCAACGAGGGACTCATCTTTTACAATGAA AAAATCCATCCTGTTGACTCTGAATACAAGGAGGGGAGTGAGTATGTGCTATCGCAGTTTATAAAGGAGGGATCCTACGGCGAAGTGCACAGAGCTCAAGATGTGAGCACGGGATTCAGATTTGCTGTCAAAAAG attcCTCTTAAGAGGTTCAACAGTGAGGAGGTGGGTACGTGGAGTACCCTCAGTTCTCCTCGCGTGGTGGAGCTCTTTGGAGTGGTCAGAGAGGGGCCTTATGTCGTCCTTTTGATGGCGCATAAATCTG GCTCCCTAGGTGAGCTGATAGTGGAGCGGGGCCGTCTGCCAGAGGATCTGAGTTTGTACTACCACTCTCAGGTTTTAACAGCGCTCGAGtacttggggaagaaaaaagtAGTCCATTTGGATATTAAAG CTGACAACGTGTTGCTATCAGAAGATGGAAGAGACGCCTTTCTGTGCGACTTTGGACACGCAGAGAGACTCAACAACCAGGGGCAGAGCCTCAGTGGGTCCAGAG ATCTGAAGGGCACAGAGACCCACATGGCCCCTGAGATTGTAAAAGGGGATCCCCGGGGAGCCAAAGCAGATGTGTGGAGCAGCTGCTGTATGTTACTGCACATGCTCAATGGGTGTCAACCATGGACAAGATACTACACCTGCATACTCTACCTGAAG ATTGCAAACGAGCCTCCCCCTCTGAGAGAAATCCCACCTGACTGCTCCCCTGTCACTGCTGAAGTCATAAAGGAGGGACTCAAAAAAGATCCCGAGGAAAGATCATCAGCATCCGACCTTAAAGAAAAAACTGGCAGGGCTCTAAGAAAAG ttGGAGGACTCACTAGTCCAGTCAGAGGACCCTACACTGAGCCATTGTATGTTGTCACCAAACCGTCTGACTCCCTTCAGCTCATGATTAGCAGTACTGACTTTGAGGATGAAGAGGAACCTCTGGAGTCTGCTGACAAAGGGATCACAGCAGGACTGGGGACAAAGAAACTGGATGATGAGACAGAGTTCAAGGCTGCTTCTAATGAGTCAAAGCGAGGTTTGTCTTCTAGTCCGCAAATGCTGATCTCTGAACCAAACCTCAAGAGGTGTAACAAGATCACCACTGTGCCTGAACTCGAGCTTCGCAAACTGGAGAGAG ATTTCTTCGTTAGCAGTCTATCCCAGCTTCATCCCCCTGAGATGCAGGAGCAACTTCTCTCTTGTATCAACAGTGACTACAACTCCAACTGGGAGCCATGGGATAAAAAG GACTCTGGCCGTTGGTCCCTGAGCCCCGGAGACGACTTCAGCTCTGGTGTGTTCTCCTACAATAGTCAGCCAGATGCGCCAGTCTTCAGTATGGATTTGCTGGGTCACACACAATTTCCACCACCTTGCTGTTTTGAAG GGGTGGATGTCTGCATCAGAGACTTCAGCAGCAGAAACATTCGGATCAGAGAGATGCGTCGCGTTAAAGTGGGCCACATCGCCACTGGAATAAGTGATCAG ATCTCTGAGCGGGTGTTCACTCTGGAGACTCCACAGGGCCAGCAGATTGCTTACGATGAGGAGGTGCATGAATCCGGTCTGGAGCTCTGCTGTGTTCCTGCTCCAGACTTCAGCTCTGCCTGGATGTGGAGGATCAGAGACGGCGCGCTCGAGACAAAATAG
- the map3k14a gene encoding mitogen-activated protein kinase kinase kinase 14 isoform X2 has protein sequence MAVSQRLFNSTAPFCSSPQAVLKGSYPPCSNTDQETEEEEEEGKEKKTDYSDVTEWTKKNPVIAKLLTHGTAEQVGKTSIKTLTIIAQAECETQDSQEFSPSCYERSYIPSPNCYVGSLSSEHNNVACPTTASVQQPGCSSAHLTPRQRGRRRQKRKGKKKPEKRKERQQQRHRTPSGVPEQESGTSLVPILEEASLGGSSDLSTSCCSSIESSEEQERGTQIYSTGSSCSLLNWALPSLHPCEQDSSSDSLSSLGDCSLALAGLRGSVSQGDPCYARPFFKDVEGDAREEEDESFAADSVSNEGLIFYNEKIHPVDSEYKEGSEYVLSQFIKEGSYGEVHRAQDVSTGFRFAVKKIPLKRFNSEEVGTWSTLSSPRVVELFGVVREGPYVVLLMAHKSGSLGELIVERGRLPEDLSLYYHSQVLTALEYLGKKKVVHLDIKADNVLLSEDGRDAFLCDFGHAERLNNQGQSLSGSRDLKGTETHMAPEIVKGDPRGAKADVWSSCCMLLHMLNGCQPWTRYYTCILYLKIANEPPPLREIPPDCSPVTAEVIKEGLKKDPEERSSASDLKEKTGRALRKVGGLTSPVRGPYTEPLYVVTKPSDSLQLMISSTDFEDEEEPLESADKGITAGLGTKKLDDETEFKAASNESKRGLSSSPQMLISEPNLKRCNKITTVPELELRKLERDFFVSSLSQLHPPEMQEQLLSCINSDYNSNWEPWDKKDSGRWSLSPGDDFSSGVFSYNSQPDAPVFSMDLLGHTQFPPPCCFEGVDVCIRDFSSRNIRIREMRRVKVGHIATGISDQISERVFTLETPQGQQIAYDEEVHESGLELCCVPAPDFSSAWMWRIRDGALETK, from the exons ATGGCGGTGAGTCAGAGGCTTTTCAACTCAACAGCTCCATTCTGCAGTTCTCCCCAAGCTGTGCTGAAGGGGTCATACCCACCATGCTCCAACACAGATCAGGagacggaggaggaggaggaggaggggaaggaaAAGAAAACGGACTACAGTGATGTTACAGAATGGACTAAAAAAAACCCTGTGATTGCGAAGCTCCTGACACATGGAACTGCAGAGCAAGTGGGAAAAACGTCCATTAAGACCTTAACCATCATTGCTCAGGCTGAAT GTGAAACCCAGGACTCCCAGGAGTTTAGCCCCTCTTGTTATGAACGCTCCTATATTCCCTCCCCAAACTGCTACGTCGGCAG TCTTTCCTCTGAACACAACAACGTGGCGTGCCCGACGACAGCCTCTGTCCAGCAGCCGGGCTGCTCTTCAGCACACCTCACCCCAAGACAGAGGGGCCGGCGGAGGCAAAAGCGCAAGGGGAAGAAGAAGCCGGAGAAGAGGAAGGAGAGGCAGCAACAGAGACATCGGACGCCCTCTGGAGTTCCTGAACAGGAGAGTGGAACTTCTCTTGTCCCGATCCTG GAGGAGGCGTCTCTTGGAGGGAGCAGCGACCTCAGCACCTCTTGCTGTAGCAGCATTGAGAGCTCAGAGGAGCAGGAGCGAGGGACACAGATCTACAGCACAGGCTCCAGCTGCTCTCTTCTGAACTGGGCCCTCCCCAGCCTCCACCCATGTGAGCAGGACAGCAGCTCAGACTCCCTGAGCAGTCTGGGAGACTGTTCGCTGGCCCTTGCTGGCCTCAGGGGCAGCGTCAGTCAGGGGGACCCGTGCTACGCAAGGCCCTTTTTTAAAGATGTGGAGGGGGATGcaagggaggaggaggatgagtcCTTTGCAGCCGATTCTGTGAGCAACGAGGGACTCATCTTTTACAATGAA AAAATCCATCCTGTTGACTCTGAATACAAGGAGGGGAGTGAGTATGTGCTATCGCAGTTTATAAAGGAGGGATCCTACGGCGAAGTGCACAGAGCTCAAGATGTGAGCACGGGATTCAGATTTGCTGTCAAAAAG attcCTCTTAAGAGGTTCAACAGTGAGGAGGTGGGTACGTGGAGTACCCTCAGTTCTCCTCGCGTGGTGGAGCTCTTTGGAGTGGTCAGAGAGGGGCCTTATGTCGTCCTTTTGATGGCGCATAAATCTG GCTCCCTAGGTGAGCTGATAGTGGAGCGGGGCCGTCTGCCAGAGGATCTGAGTTTGTACTACCACTCTCAGGTTTTAACAGCGCTCGAGtacttggggaagaaaaaagtAGTCCATTTGGATATTAAAG CTGACAACGTGTTGCTATCAGAAGATGGAAGAGACGCCTTTCTGTGCGACTTTGGACACGCAGAGAGACTCAACAACCAGGGGCAGAGCCTCAGTGGGTCCAGAG ATCTGAAGGGCACAGAGACCCACATGGCCCCTGAGATTGTAAAAGGGGATCCCCGGGGAGCCAAAGCAGATGTGTGGAGCAGCTGCTGTATGTTACTGCACATGCTCAATGGGTGTCAACCATGGACAAGATACTACACCTGCATACTCTACCTGAAG ATTGCAAACGAGCCTCCCCCTCTGAGAGAAATCCCACCTGACTGCTCCCCTGTCACTGCTGAAGTCATAAAGGAGGGACTCAAAAAAGATCCCGAGGAAAGATCATCAGCATCCGACCTTAAAGAAAAAACTGGCAGGGCTCTAAGAAAAG ttGGAGGACTCACTAGTCCAGTCAGAGGACCCTACACTGAGCCATTGTATGTTGTCACCAAACCGTCTGACTCCCTTCAGCTCATGATTAGCAGTACTGACTTTGAGGATGAAGAGGAACCTCTGGAGTCTGCTGACAAAGGGATCACAGCAGGACTGGGGACAAAGAAACTGGATGATGAGACAGAGTTCAAGGCTGCTTCTAATGAGTCAAAGCGAGGTTTGTCTTCTAGTCCGCAAATGCTGATCTCTGAACCAAACCTCAAGAGGTGTAACAAGATCACCACTGTGCCTGAACTCGAGCTTCGCAAACTGGAGAGAG ATTTCTTCGTTAGCAGTCTATCCCAGCTTCATCCCCCTGAGATGCAGGAGCAACTTCTCTCTTGTATCAACAGTGACTACAACTCCAACTGGGAGCCATGGGATAAAAAG GACTCTGGCCGTTGGTCCCTGAGCCCCGGAGACGACTTCAGCTCTGGTGTGTTCTCCTACAATAGTCAGCCAGATGCGCCAGTCTTCAGTATGGATTTGCTGGGTCACACACAATTTCCACCACCTTGCTGTTTTGAAG GGGTGGATGTCTGCATCAGAGACTTCAGCAGCAGAAACATTCGGATCAGAGAGATGCGTCGCGTTAAAGTGGGCCACATCGCCACTGGAATAAGTGATCAG ATCTCTGAGCGGGTGTTCACTCTGGAGACTCCACAGGGCCAGCAGATTGCTTACGATGAGGAGGTGCATGAATCCGGTCTGGAGCTCTGCTGTGTTCCTGCTCCAGACTTCAGCTCTGCCTGGATGTGGAGGATCAGAGACGGCGCGCTCGAGACAAAATAG